A window of the Ochotona princeps isolate mOchPri1 chromosome 30, mOchPri1.hap1, whole genome shotgun sequence genome harbors these coding sequences:
- the ASTE1 gene encoding protein asteroid homolog 1 isoform X3, giving the protein MGIRGLMSFVEDHSCEFFTDLKLRDTKIVIDGYALFHRLCFNSDLELRYGGDYDAFTEVVQSFFASLSACNICPYVVLDGGCDISDKKLTTLKDRAREKIQMAHSLAVGRGGHVCPLLAREVFLQVLVRLRVRFVQCFSEADRDIMTLANHWNCPVLSSDSDFCIFDLNTGFCPLNSFQWRSTSTDKATESRYIPAKCFSLEAFCRHFGNMNKTLLPLFAVLCGNDHVNLPIVETFLSKARLSVGPAKGRRHCRVLGLLNWLAPFADPSEALDHVLNYLPKKARDSVKELLCCAMEEYQQSPGRLHDFFQGGTYVCPDAANLGLPGWVLVALAKGQLSPFISDALVLRRTILQTQVENMQQPNAHRVSQPIRQTIYGLLLHASLHPGNTPCQALPPRPPAFREVERIQKNIKTSVVEAVELLKGHPDLSTLTELSLARRQTLLLETLKVKQTVLEPIPAALKLPIAVSCYWLQHSEAKVRLHHLQALLLGMLMGPLHAIINSPGLALYD; this is encoded by the exons ATGGGGATCCGCGGGCTGATGAGCTTCGTGGAAGATCACAGTTGTGAATTCTTCACGGATTTGAAGTTGCGGGACACGAAGATCGTTATTGACGGCTATGCTCTCTTCCACCGACTCTGTTTCAACTCGGATTTGGAGCTGCGGTACGGGGGTGACTACGATGCTTTCACAGAGGTCGTACAAAGCTTCTTCGCATCGCTGTCTGCCTGCAACATCTGCCCATATGTCGTATTAGACGGAGGATGTGACATCTCAGACAAGAAGCTCACGACGTTAAAGGACAGGGCGCGAGAGAAGATTCAGATGGCGCATTCGCTTGCCGTCGGCAGGGGTGGGCACGTGTGCCCCTTGCTCGCCCGGGAAGTGTTCTTACAGGTGCTGGTGAGGCTTCGCGTGCGTTTTGTTCAGTGCTTTTCCGAAGCCGATCGGGACATCATGACGCTGGCCAACCACTGGAACTGCCCCGTCTTGTCGTCGGACAGTGACTTCTGCATCTTCGACCTCAACACTGGGTTTTGCCCATTGAACAGCTTCCAGTGGAGGAGTACCAGCACTGACAAGGCCACGGAAAGCCGCTACATCCCCGCCAAGTGCTTCTCCCTCGAGGCTTTCTGCCGCCACTTCGGCAATATGAATAAAACCCTGCTGCCTCTCTTTGCGGTGCTGTGTGGAAACGACCACGTCAACCTGCCCATCGTGGAGACGTTCCTCAGTAAAGCCCGCCTCTCCGTGGGCCCGGCCAAGGGCAGGAGACACTGCCGCGTCCTGGGCCTGCTCAACTGGTTGGCTCCTTTTGCGGACCCCAGCGAAGCCCTAGACCATGTTCTGAACTATCTCCCCAAAAAGGCCCGGGACAGTGTGAAGGAGCTCCTGTGCTGCGCCATGGAGGAGTACCAGCAGTCCCCGGGGAGGCTGCATGACTTCTTCCAGGGCGGCACCTACGTCTGTCCAGACGCCGCGAACCTGGGCTTACCGGGATGGGTCCTCGTGGCTCTGGCCAAAGGCCAGCTGTCCCCTTTCATTAGTGACGCCCTCGTGCTGCGACGGACCATCCTGCAGACGCAGGTGGAGAACATGCAGCAGCCAAATGCCCACAGGGTCTCCCAGCCCATCCGCCAGACCATCTATGGGCTGCTTCTCCACGCCTCCCTGCATCCGGGGAACACACCGTGCCAGGCTTTGCCTCCTCGGCCGCCAGCCTTCAGGGAAGTGGAAAGGATCCAGAAGAACATCAAGACGTCGGTGGTCGAGGCAGTAGAACTGCTCAAGGGTCACCCTGACTTAAGCACGTTGACCGAG CTCTCGCTGGCCAGGCGACAGACGCTCCTGTTGGAAACCCTGAAGGTGAAACAGACGGTCCTGGAGCCGATCCCTGCGGCCCTCAAGTTGCCCATTGCTGTCAGCTGCTACTGGCTGCAGCACTCGGAGGCCAAGGTGAGGCTGCATCACCTGCAAGCCTTACTGCTGGGCATGCTGATGGGACCCCTGCATGCCATCATCAACAGCCCGG
- the ASTE1 gene encoding protein asteroid homolog 1 isoform X2 — protein MGIRGLMSFVEDHSCEFFTDLKLRDTKIVIDGYALFHRLCFNSDLELRYGGDYDAFTEVVQSFFASLSACNICPYVVLDGGCDISDKKLTTLKDRAREKIQMAHSLAVGRGGHVCPLLAREVFLQVLVRLRVRFVQCFSEADRDIMTLANHWNCPVLSSDSDFCIFDLNTGFCPLNSFQWRSTSTDKATESRYIPAKCFSLEAFCRHFGNMNKTLLPLFAVLCGNDHVNLPIVETFLSKARLSVGPAKGRRHCRVLGLLNWLAPFADPSEALDHVLNYLPKKARDSVKELLCCAMEEYQQSPGRLHDFFQGGTYVCPDAANLGLPGWVLVALAKGQLSPFISDALVLRRTILQTQVENMQQPNAHRVSQPIRQTIYGLLLHASLHPGNTPCQALPPRPPAFREVERIQKNIKTSVVEAVELLKGHPDLSTLTELSLARRQTLLLETLKVKQTVLEPIPAALKLPIAVSCYWLQHSEAKVRLHHLQALLLGMLMGPLHAIINSPGNVVPVPGQA, from the exons ATGGGGATCCGCGGGCTGATGAGCTTCGTGGAAGATCACAGTTGTGAATTCTTCACGGATTTGAAGTTGCGGGACACGAAGATCGTTATTGACGGCTATGCTCTCTTCCACCGACTCTGTTTCAACTCGGATTTGGAGCTGCGGTACGGGGGTGACTACGATGCTTTCACAGAGGTCGTACAAAGCTTCTTCGCATCGCTGTCTGCCTGCAACATCTGCCCATATGTCGTATTAGACGGAGGATGTGACATCTCAGACAAGAAGCTCACGACGTTAAAGGACAGGGCGCGAGAGAAGATTCAGATGGCGCATTCGCTTGCCGTCGGCAGGGGTGGGCACGTGTGCCCCTTGCTCGCCCGGGAAGTGTTCTTACAGGTGCTGGTGAGGCTTCGCGTGCGTTTTGTTCAGTGCTTTTCCGAAGCCGATCGGGACATCATGACGCTGGCCAACCACTGGAACTGCCCCGTCTTGTCGTCGGACAGTGACTTCTGCATCTTCGACCTCAACACTGGGTTTTGCCCATTGAACAGCTTCCAGTGGAGGAGTACCAGCACTGACAAGGCCACGGAAAGCCGCTACATCCCCGCCAAGTGCTTCTCCCTCGAGGCTTTCTGCCGCCACTTCGGCAATATGAATAAAACCCTGCTGCCTCTCTTTGCGGTGCTGTGTGGAAACGACCACGTCAACCTGCCCATCGTGGAGACGTTCCTCAGTAAAGCCCGCCTCTCCGTGGGCCCGGCCAAGGGCAGGAGACACTGCCGCGTCCTGGGCCTGCTCAACTGGTTGGCTCCTTTTGCGGACCCCAGCGAAGCCCTAGACCATGTTCTGAACTATCTCCCCAAAAAGGCCCGGGACAGTGTGAAGGAGCTCCTGTGCTGCGCCATGGAGGAGTACCAGCAGTCCCCGGGGAGGCTGCATGACTTCTTCCAGGGCGGCACCTACGTCTGTCCAGACGCCGCGAACCTGGGCTTACCGGGATGGGTCCTCGTGGCTCTGGCCAAAGGCCAGCTGTCCCCTTTCATTAGTGACGCCCTCGTGCTGCGACGGACCATCCTGCAGACGCAGGTGGAGAACATGCAGCAGCCAAATGCCCACAGGGTCTCCCAGCCCATCCGCCAGACCATCTATGGGCTGCTTCTCCACGCCTCCCTGCATCCGGGGAACACACCGTGCCAGGCTTTGCCTCCTCGGCCGCCAGCCTTCAGGGAAGTGGAAAGGATCCAGAAGAACATCAAGACGTCGGTGGTCGAGGCAGTAGAACTGCTCAAGGGTCACCCTGACTTAAGCACGTTGACCGAG CTCTCGCTGGCCAGGCGACAGACGCTCCTGTTGGAAACCCTGAAGGTGAAACAGACGGTCCTGGAGCCGATCCCTGCGGCCCTCAAGTTGCCCATTGCTGTCAGCTGCTACTGGCTGCAGCACTCGGAGGCCAAGGTGAGGCTGCATCACCTGCAAGCCTTACTGCTGGGCATGCTGATGGGACCCCTGCATGCCATCATCAACAGCCCGG
- the ASTE1 gene encoding protein asteroid homolog 1 isoform X1: MGIRGLMSFVEDHSCEFFTDLKLRDTKIVIDGYALFHRLCFNSDLELRYGGDYDAFTEVVQSFFASLSACNICPYVVLDGGCDISDKKLTTLKDRAREKIQMAHSLAVGRGGHVCPLLAREVFLQVLVRLRVRFVQCFSEADRDIMTLANHWNCPVLSSDSDFCIFDLNTGFCPLNSFQWRSTSTDKATESRYIPAKCFSLEAFCRHFGNMNKTLLPLFAVLCGNDHVNLPIVETFLSKARLSVGPAKGRRHCRVLGLLNWLAPFADPSEALDHVLNYLPKKARDSVKELLCCAMEEYQQSPGRLHDFFQGGTYVCPDAANLGLPGWVLVALAKGQLSPFISDALVLRRTILQTQVENMQQPNAHRVSQPIRQTIYGLLLHASLHPGNTPCQALPPRPPAFREVERIQKNIKTSVVEAVELLKGHPDLSTLTELSLARRQTLLLETLKVKQTVLEPIPAALKLPIAVSCYWLQHSEAKVRLHHLQALLLGMLMGPLHAIINSPGCNQRAGSELEQPRHEPAPTQHARAIGQRS; encoded by the exons ATGGGGATCCGCGGGCTGATGAGCTTCGTGGAAGATCACAGTTGTGAATTCTTCACGGATTTGAAGTTGCGGGACACGAAGATCGTTATTGACGGCTATGCTCTCTTCCACCGACTCTGTTTCAACTCGGATTTGGAGCTGCGGTACGGGGGTGACTACGATGCTTTCACAGAGGTCGTACAAAGCTTCTTCGCATCGCTGTCTGCCTGCAACATCTGCCCATATGTCGTATTAGACGGAGGATGTGACATCTCAGACAAGAAGCTCACGACGTTAAAGGACAGGGCGCGAGAGAAGATTCAGATGGCGCATTCGCTTGCCGTCGGCAGGGGTGGGCACGTGTGCCCCTTGCTCGCCCGGGAAGTGTTCTTACAGGTGCTGGTGAGGCTTCGCGTGCGTTTTGTTCAGTGCTTTTCCGAAGCCGATCGGGACATCATGACGCTGGCCAACCACTGGAACTGCCCCGTCTTGTCGTCGGACAGTGACTTCTGCATCTTCGACCTCAACACTGGGTTTTGCCCATTGAACAGCTTCCAGTGGAGGAGTACCAGCACTGACAAGGCCACGGAAAGCCGCTACATCCCCGCCAAGTGCTTCTCCCTCGAGGCTTTCTGCCGCCACTTCGGCAATATGAATAAAACCCTGCTGCCTCTCTTTGCGGTGCTGTGTGGAAACGACCACGTCAACCTGCCCATCGTGGAGACGTTCCTCAGTAAAGCCCGCCTCTCCGTGGGCCCGGCCAAGGGCAGGAGACACTGCCGCGTCCTGGGCCTGCTCAACTGGTTGGCTCCTTTTGCGGACCCCAGCGAAGCCCTAGACCATGTTCTGAACTATCTCCCCAAAAAGGCCCGGGACAGTGTGAAGGAGCTCCTGTGCTGCGCCATGGAGGAGTACCAGCAGTCCCCGGGGAGGCTGCATGACTTCTTCCAGGGCGGCACCTACGTCTGTCCAGACGCCGCGAACCTGGGCTTACCGGGATGGGTCCTCGTGGCTCTGGCCAAAGGCCAGCTGTCCCCTTTCATTAGTGACGCCCTCGTGCTGCGACGGACCATCCTGCAGACGCAGGTGGAGAACATGCAGCAGCCAAATGCCCACAGGGTCTCCCAGCCCATCCGCCAGACCATCTATGGGCTGCTTCTCCACGCCTCCCTGCATCCGGGGAACACACCGTGCCAGGCTTTGCCTCCTCGGCCGCCAGCCTTCAGGGAAGTGGAAAGGATCCAGAAGAACATCAAGACGTCGGTGGTCGAGGCAGTAGAACTGCTCAAGGGTCACCCTGACTTAAGCACGTTGACCGAG CTCTCGCTGGCCAGGCGACAGACGCTCCTGTTGGAAACCCTGAAGGTGAAACAGACGGTCCTGGAGCCGATCCCTGCGGCCCTCAAGTTGCCCATTGCTGTCAGCTGCTACTGGCTGCAGCACTCGGAGGCCAAGGTGAGGCTGCATCACCTGCAAGCCTTACTGCTGGGCATGCTGATGGGACCCCTGCATGCCATCATCAACAGCCCGG gctgtaaccagagagctggttcagaattggagcagccaaggcatgaaccagcacccacacagca